TTTTATGGTTCCAAAAGTCTGGGCCATGCTAGACATACCATCCAGGTTAAAGGACAAGATACTGCACTTGTGCCTCCACCTTATCAATGTTAGAGTAATGATAGctgctctgtgaagcctctggtGAGTCGTAGTAATAGAATTTAATACTGACAACTAGGGTTTAGAGCAAGACCATGCCTTCTACAGCAATAGAACCACAGCTCCTGACCAGCTTCTAGGCGTCAGTAGAGTGGAGAGTCTGATGTGGACTGTAATATGAACAGGTAGTCAGAACGGCTCATCATGACCTGGGTCCTATAACATCAGCCAACATAAGGGCATGTGGGGAGAACGGCATTCATCAAAGACGGAAGTGATACATGCTGGATTAGACAAGGACAGGTGGCCTAGACCATAGGCACCTACCACTCAAGCCCTGGGACCTGTCACATAGCTCTCACCTGTGGAGTCACAGAAAGTTCACTGACTAGTTAACATAGTAGCCAAAGGCTCGGTTCCAAGTCCCTCCCAGCCCTCAATCTCGCTCATCCAAAGCACACACCTCAGAGAGTCCCGAGCCCCTTCCAGCTCCTATTCAGACTCCCTCACTGACACACAAACCTGCTGGGACATGGCTAACATGTTGACAGAGCTGCGGTAGTTTTAGGGAGAGTGGGTGAGATTTGGTTTCTACAACTATCCAAGGCCATGGGGAAACAGCTGTTGCCAAGCCATTCTTTAATGACAGCTGCACATTTCACTAGTGGGTCAGAACTGCAGAGTAGATACTGCTGGCCCCCAGCTGGGTTTTCACCCCAAGCATAGCCTGTATTCCCCACCGTCCCCAGGCTCCATGCCAACCCCTTGTCTAGTCTGACTACTCCACGCTCCAGCTTTCTTTCTGACTCAAACCCCATAATTGCCTCAGTTCATTCCTTCTGTGTTCATGGAGTCCTCAGTCCTCCAATCCCCATCACTCTTCAGACTCCCGTCTCCCAGTGGACGCTCATCTCTTTCTCCCCAGGCCCCCTGGCCCACGTCCTCCACCCCATGTCAGAACCTGGAGCACCGGAAGGATATGGGCAGTGAAGTAATCCATACTGTCCATGCCACgtcagaagagagggaggaacgTTGGAAACATTTATTTGGATGGTTTtagccagaaaagaaaaaaaaaggggaagactTGAAAACATGGTAACAATCAACACCGTGAAAAACATGACATGATCAACTGGTGACAGTTCGGTGATATCAGAGTAAAACATGCCTCAGGCCAATTCAAAGAGGCAAAAAAGATTTATTCAAGACTTGCAATAGTGCAGTGAGACTGAACTCAACATCCCTGAAACAAAAGGCTGGGGGATTTTAAGGACAGGAGAAGGAGTCATAGGCATGTGTGTTTGTTAATTGTTTTTAcactaaagaaaagtaaaacttctCCTGAAACCCTGACAGTAGGTCATTTTACATCTTGGTTGTATAGGTCTTGGTGCGAGTtaggctcctgcccttcctcagGTACTGAGACAGAGGGACGTCACgaagatgaaaatttaaaatgatggaACCAGGCCCTGGAGACAGATATTCTTTGTGTCAAGACAATGGCAAGAGTGTTTTAAGAAGACTTATGTGTAATTCAAAAGGGCAGAGAAAGAATCTGCGATTATAACTTGTAACTATATTTCTAAAgcaaaagttctaaaaatatggAGGTAGAGCCCTGTCGTCAGGAAGAACCTGTCTAAAAGTCAATGACTCTGAGGGAACAGGAAGGCCCCTAGGTCTGTACAAAACTGCTTCTGTACAGTGAGGAGAAACACAACTACACCTCTTTCAGCCTAGACCCAGTTTGCATCTCCATTAGTTCCTGTTATTGGTAAAGATGTGCCAATTCCCAGCCACTCATAAACAATGTAGAGTAGCTGAGACACCCTGAGCAGGGCCAGGATCTGACCTCCCAGAAGGCTGTGCTTCTGGAGGTTTCCATGGAGCCACTTTCCCTTGGATCAAACATCATTTCCAAGGAAGAAGAGTATTTTGGATTCTACAACATGGTTGGTGTCACTTAATTTGGCCTGCTTAGTTACCTAACTGCAGAGGAACTGACATTCACCACAAGTATGCTTCGAGACAGGTTTTTCTATGAGAACGAAGAAGGAAGTTTTAACAGCCTCTTGTGGTTTGGAAGCCTCACCCTCACACTTCACTTGCAGTCTTTCTAGCtttgggtgatgctctgttctccaggaaatactaaaatacACATCAGGTTTAATTTAGTTCCACAAAGGGTGAGgtcatttttaaatgtgtggGCACGTGTCTTAACGAGGACACTTGAGTCAAAGCCTTGGTTGTATTGCCAATTATATTCTATAACAAAGAGGATAGGGTCACACTGAACTTATGTGAGTAAGTCTGTTGCCATGACAGTAGGAATAGTTCAGAAGACTTCAgaaattgttttggaaaaataaaacaggaagcgTAAACAGAAAGATCACTGTTGCTACCCACATCGGTGTCTACCTGTCCATTCCTGGTGTCCACTACAGTGTCCACACACCCTCCACACATCCCCTGGGGAAGGATCAGAGCTCACAGTCCTGGGAACTCATCACATTCTCCCAACGGTGATCAGTTACTGCCCATCCTGTGAGGGACTTGCTGTCACTTCGTTATATTGATGGTGCAGTCAAGACCAACCGAAAGTGGGATCTGGCGTGAAATGTGACCTTAAGTTATCAATAATGAAAATGTTAGTTCACAATTCTGAATATTTATGGACTCAATGCAAGTCTAAGGACTCTCATCCTTCACAACAACTCTATTAAAATGGTGCAAAGAAATTTATTCAGATTTTAGGAACATGGAGAAGGGCAGGATGGTCAATCATATTTCACATTCAGCTCAACGGGCCAGCTTTCAGTAGAAGACTGGGGGTTGGACACTTCACACTGGTAACTGCCAGCATCCTCCCTGCGGACAGGGTCTATAGTGAGGACCCTGTTGTCTGGGGATAGCTTCATCCTCTCCGTGAGCTTCAGTCTCACAGCATTGAATAACCAGTCGGTGGTGATCCCGTTTGTGTAGCAGGTGAACTCCACGGCATCTTTATTCTCTGTGACTGAGGTGTTGCTGGCCAGGAGGGTGGGCACTCTCAAGGGCTCTGCAGAGAAACAGAGGACGTGAATGATCTAGTGTGGGTTTGGGACCTGGAGCCACGCAGCTTCCTCAGAGATCTCAGCCACTCAGTTTACACTGAGATCTGTAACAGGCACCAGAGGATGGTCCTGACCTCTGCAGAGGGACGTTTGTCTTTGTTCAGGTGACAGTGAGTAATGAGAGGGCTGAACCTCCTCTCTGACACCAGATCACCCCAGCATGACCACGACCTGTTCCCATGGACATCTCCGTGGGAATTGCTTCCCAGCCCGTGTGACTTATAAGTTCATCATCAGGTGTAATTTTTCCTCATAAGCTTGTATTGATTCTTTTCTAGAACTTTCTTTGTCTTCAGCAAGGATCAGGCCCCACTCTCTATGTAAACTTCATGTATATTGAAGAAGGCAGGCTTACCAATTTGGTCCATCTCTCAGGCCAAGGGAAATTTATAACGAGTAAAAAGTCATTTAACTCTTGTTAAATAATTCATTAAGCAACACAGGATCTTTAACTACCTAGTTATTTCATACAAtctttatcaaaataccaattacTTTGTTTTTGCAGAAATAATAATATCcaccctaaaattcatatggaacttCAATGAACCCTAAATGTTTGtaatgatcttaaaaaaaaattaaggaaattggAAATCTTAACTTCCTTGTTTCAAAGCTTACTACAGAGCTAAAGTAACCAAAATAGTGTGACAGTGGCATAAAAACGTTATTAAAAAGGACAATGAAATTGTTTGGACAACGAAGCCCAGACTTTTCACTTGaaaaaggatagtcttttcaacaaaatgTGCCGAACAGCAATATCCACCTGCAAGCGAATGAAGTGGACCTTTTACTGATACTACACACAAGAGCTAAGTCAAAGTAGATTGAATCCTAAAAGTAagacataaaactataaaacccttaaaagaaaataaagggagaagaatgaaaatatatttggcaAAGAGTTCTTTAACATGACACTAAAAACTCAGGAGGTGAAAAAGATAAATTGGATTTTGTCAAAATAGAAAACTTCTGTTCATCAAAGGACACAATCAACGGAGTGAAATGTGACCTAAAGGCtaagagaaaaacatttgaaaCTTATTTACAGAATGAGGGaataatatacaatatacaaagaacttgtacaactcaacaagacccaataacccaatttaaatatGAGCAAGCACTTGCAAAGACATGTTATTAAAGGACATATacatggccaataagcacatgagaagatgctcaacatcactgtcattagaaaaatgtaaagtaaAGCTCTCGGAGTCAGAAATGTTGCTTGTGATGCTGGGTGTGGGTAACTGCGgtgtcaggaacagagagaacatTGCCCTGCATGCATCTAAAGATTCCTTCAGTCAGAGTTGGCACCTCTCACCTTTCAGCCAACTTGAGTCCTTAAAGGAATAAGGCAGGTCAGTTATTGCAAGACAAGTGCATGAGGTCCTGAGCACTAAGAGAACACAGAACCCCAGTGTATGTCTGGGGAAAAGCGCAGAATTTCTCAGGTTGGAAAGACACAGGACTACGAGTCAGAGACCAACTCACACTCCTCCTGGTTCTTCACTGTCTGCTGACTGCCTGGCTGACCATGGGCCATTCTTACAGCTGCACAGCCTCCAGCACCCAGTCGAGGTGTATGATGTGCTATTTTCCATGACACCCTCGAGACTGGGGTTCACGCAGAAATTACACATGGAGACCAAGAGCAAGCCAGTGGTCAGTTGATTACTCAGGCTCCAGGGCCAAGAGGTGGGTCAGGTCCTCCCAGGTGAGTGTGACTGACATGAGCCAGTGAGCCAATAAATGAACAGAACAGAGTCCAAGGGATGAGCTAGAAAAGAGCAGTGCCAGGAGGAGCTGACTGTGGCAGCAGAACTGTGTTCTGTCTCTTTGGGCATAGAGTCATTCTCCCTGTGCTGAGGGCTGCACTTGTGCAAATGCAGATGGGGGATGGACTGCACGGGGGAGATGGACGGGCTGAAATTCTGGTTCTGGTAGTCCCCTTGTGCTTGGTGGTtatgaaataataatttgaaaaagagataaaatgtttcaatatgtgaaaattattattaatacccCAAAGCCTAAAACCGCTTtcagaaaggaatgtttctctagaGAGCAGCAAAGGGTCTGAGACCCAGATATCAGCCCCTGGGTTGACAGGGAGGCTGTCTGTGTGGCCAGAATTCCAAACTCTCTGCTCTAGATTCCAGTCTCTGCAGAGATTTTGatggattgattgattcattcattcattatttcaatcaccatttataatatttcttcttaatttatgAAAAGAAACTCAGTGTCTGTTACATGTTGTCCCTGAGCTGGTGCACGTGGAGAGTGGGGAGTGAGAAGCAAAGTACTTTCCTTTCTGTCCTGTGGGAGTGACACCCAGACATCAAGAAACACAGAAGGATGTGATTCAAGTCCAGGGCAGGGAGGTGTAGATCAGCCCcttgccagtgactttgggctcaagccagcatcctttgggctcaagccagcaaccatggagtcatgactatgatccatgctcaagccagcatcctcgtATTCAAGCCTGTCAACCCACGCTCAAGAAGGTGacctcagggtattgaaccgggGTCCTCAGTGTTTCAAGCCGATGCTCTCTCCACCATGCCACCACTTAGTCAGGTCTAGATGTAGCTTTTGAGTCGAAGTCCTCACTGATGATCAGATCAGGAGTTTTGTGAATCAGGCACCCGGGAATCTGTTAATTGCAGTCAGTACTTCCCAGCAAGTAAAATCCAAATTGACATAAAGTCACCAGAGTCCCTGAAGTAAGGAGCCCTGTGACAGGTGTTGGGGCCGGGCTGCCTGAGCTGAGCTTCATTGTTAAAATTCCAGGCATGTACTCAGGCTAGGCACTGATGTAGCTTTGTTAGGGTCATGGTCATGGGGAGGGATTCAGGGTATGGATGAGACTGGTGTCACTCTGCTGAGTTACTGCCAACAGAATGGCCCTTCTCTCTGCGGTGAATGTTTGCAGGAGTGGAACCCAGGTTGGGAACTCTGATTTTAGTAAGTTTGTCTCCACTGTGTGTGTCCTGCACTAAATGCCCAAACCCAACCTGGGACGTGATGCAGAGAGTGGTGgaggcagagcccagggctgTCCATACTGTGTTTAAAGTAgaattccacccctcccccctgacACCCAGAGGTTAGAGAGCAATCACTCACCATATACAGTGAGCTGTCCAAATCcgatttcttttcttccatttagaAGGTAGACTACTATGGTGTAGTCTCCTGCGTCCCTCAGGGTGACTCTCTTAATATGTAGGTATCCATCATATTCGACTAACACTCTCTCGTTTATAGACTTTCTTCTAAGTGGATATTTTGAAACAGATGCAATGAAGTTATTGAAATTTGCCCCTTGCCCCTTGTACCACACATAGCTCCAAAAATTGGGAGGCTTATTTTTGATACGCATAACCACATCACTCCCTTCAGCAGCAAATGTTGGCACGATAGCGAGTTGGGCGGTGGTGGGCGGGCTCCAGAAGGTGATGAGTGACactaggagggaagagagaaatggagcaGTATTTAAGTCTGTGCATAGGATGGGGAGATGAGACCATTGATCCTGAGCAGGTCTCTCAgccttggtgtgtgtgtgagtgtgtgagagtgtgtgagtgtgtgagagtgtgtgagtgtgtgagagtgtgtgtgagagtgtgtgtatgtgtaccatGGTCAAAGTCAGCAGCATGGCTGTCATTATTTATCACCTGTAAAACtgttattgtttctgttttgaatACTCTTCTCTAGTGTCTGTCTGATTCACCCCCTCACTGCCCTGAGACCCCTGCTGGTACTTAGAGAAGGTAGTCAGCAAAGGTGTGTCCCAAGGATCTAAAGATCTTCTGTTTCCAATTTCTGTCCTGTCCCTGCTCAGTTTTCTCAATGACACTTGTGGGTGGCTGTCATCAAGTCTAGATATGTCCTTGTCTCTCTTCTTACCATAGAATGTGAGTTCATATAGAGGGGCTTGTCCGATCCTGTCCCCCAGTGCCTGCACAGACTGCACATACATGTGGGTGAATGAGGAGTGTTCCCAGGACCCTGCACCTCCTGGGGGTAATTGCCTGTTTCTGAAGTTGGTAGGAAGGGCAATGTTTAGCGCTCCTGGTCCAGTTTTCTCTGGTGTCACTCGACATAAATTCTTATAATCATCACCAGCTTCCAAAATTCAATGTTAATGGATGACTAACTAAGAAGTAAACAGCAGTCGAGGTCTTCCGTTCCCTCACCCTTTCCAGATCATGAGATCTTCCTGTAGCTGGGCTCCGTCCCCCATCCTACTCTGCTGCCTGTACTGTCCTACAGGTCCAAGCCATCTGTCCCCTCTCAGAGCACTGTCCTCCCTGGGAGACCCCAGCCTGTCTCCTTCTCCCACCACCCACCCAGCCCAGGGATTGTCTTCTTACCTGCCAGCAGCAGCCCAGGCCAGGGGACAAGTCCTCTGCAGGGAATGGCTGAGAGAGACTCCATGGTGTCCGCtgcctgctcttccctctctctgtgagaAAAGCCTGAGATCCAGAAAGGCTCGTAAGGACTTCTGTCCAGACTGGTGGGATCTGCTGTCACTCCTTAATGTACCCTGAGCTTCCTCCTGGGGCAAGATAACTTCCCTGGTCACGTGGGCAGGGGGCGGGGTCTGTGACCagatccctccctcttctcctcattCCTGGGTCATCCCTGTGCCCTTCCTCCATTTTCTTGTTCCCCTATATTTGGTTCCTTGGGAACTGCGATGGCTTtggcgcgtgcgcgcgcgcacacacacactcacacacacacacactcacacacacacactcacacacacagacacacgcacattCCGACACTGTGTTTGAAAAAGCACCAGGTTTGCACTCCCAGAGCCTCCTGTGAGACACAGAGTTGTCCCCACTCCCACAGCGCTCTGTTCTCCACATTTAACTATACCTTTCAGAAAGGCCGTTCTGGGGCTACATTTGGAAATTTTTCGCAGAAATGTCCCGTTTGCTGTGCATTGGGTCACCTAGGAAACTTTGTAAAGATTGTGATGCCCATTTGATACCTTAGAAATGCTACTTCAGCTAAAGGGGATGTCCAACCAGAATGAGATTTTAGATGTGGGGGTTGGAtagcccctcccactctcctgggCAGTGGGATGGTCTGTAGATCCTGTACATGTAGATTCTGACTCAGCAGGAGTGCGGTGGGCCAGAGACCCTGCCTCTAACAAGCTCTCACGGGAGGGTGATCTTACTGGCCTCTGGCGCACACTGGCAATAGCAGTGCTGATGGGGGCACGTGTCCCCCTGAGAGGATGACACTCTCACCCTAGAATTGGCCTCTGCTGTGTCTTGTTCTTGAGTCTGCCAGCACCACACAGACAGCCCCAGGGGTCCCTACACCAGGGGATTATTTCTGTGTGTGACACAGAAACCTAGCTGGACACCAGGCTTTCCCCATGTTCTCCTGCTCTGGGGAGGCTGGATTCCCTCCCAGCACGAGGGTCACAGAGATGACTCTGGGGGTGAAAAGAGGTCAAGCTGGGGAGTGAGTGTAGAAAGGACCTTTATTCTATCTCAAGGTGTCACCAGCCTGGCCTCTGCTTCCAGGGACAGACCCCTGGACCAGGTGTCTCAGAAGAACCTGCAGGTGTTGGTGTGAAGGGAGAGGTGTTTTGTGTGTCCTGGGAAGAGAGGACTGTGTTTGGTGGTCAGGTGGCCGGGGGCTCCCTGGTGTTTGGTGGGCAGTTGCAGGGAGACAATCTCCATCCTTCCCTATTTGTTGAGCTTGTCCTTGTGACCCCTTACCGCTGGcagcctctgccctctgcctggggGGCTTTCCTGTGGTCCCCCTGCCTTGACAAGTGGTGGTGCAGGGCCAG
The Saccopteryx bilineata isolate mSacBil1 chromosome 3, mSacBil1_pri_phased_curated, whole genome shotgun sequence DNA segment above includes these coding regions:
- the LOC136330205 gene encoding carcinoembryonic antigen-related cell adhesion molecule 21-like, with amino-acid sequence MESLSAIPCRGLVPWPGLLLAVSLITFWSPPTTAQLAIVPTFAAEGSDVVMRIKNKPPNFWSYVWYKGQGANFNNFIASVSKYPLRRKSINERVLVEYDGYLHIKRVTLRDAGDYTIVVYLLNGRKEIGFGQLTVYEPLRVPTLLASNTSVTENKDAVEFTCYTNGITTDWLFNAVRLKLTERMKLSPDNRVLTIDPVRREDAGSYQCEVSNPQSSTESWPVELNVKYD